One Candidatus Margulisiibacteriota bacterium genomic window carries:
- a CDS encoding FAD-dependent oxidoreductase, with protein MVIKIQSLEGSKRLSTQELLQEIYQGLERGETEFEIAACGQHDIGGPLWSPKGRLTFKVTNPGQRLGSMCMDGTTIVVEGATSADVGWLNAGGEIIVRGDGGDTAGHCAASGKIYIGGRGGTRTGSLMKHDPAYAPPELWILKNIGSFGFEFMGGGIAVVCGVDTPAGLPLLGDRACAGMVGGVVYFRGAPGNVSLATVKIAELDEADKKFLTAGLPVFLQKIQREQLLTQLKDLTQWKKIVAKSYTERAAAKSQFGAVKAFHKNEWLQNVPGGIFGDIYPDDNRLITLVNHAEDRLRLPEWKNYIYSAPCESACHAGIPSQLRFALLRQNKSEEAYRLILEYTPFPGSVCGSVCPNLCMTACTRCRVDTPLNIKTLGTFSADLPAPQIAAATGRKIAIVGSGVGGLTAAWLLRLRGHAVTVYEKDAQIGGKLFHAVSRERLNFEILQKELKRLQSVGIEFKINTPVDQKLYKKLKKDYDFVVLAAGAYQPKTPPWPGKEKILPSLEFLRKVNNGEKPPIGEKVVVIGCGNSGMDVIFGAYACGAKEVTAVDVQKPSAFAEEIARAEALGARLLWPAFTEAITDTGVKLKDGRVLPADTVIIAIGETPIVDGLLDKPELERGYLKTGAGCLFESNVYAIGDLAKLGLLVEAIGG; from the coding sequence ATGGTCATAAAAATACAATCGCTGGAAGGCAGCAAACGGCTCTCGACACAGGAGCTGCTACAGGAAATTTATCAGGGGCTGGAGCGCGGCGAGACGGAATTTGAGATCGCCGCCTGCGGTCAGCACGATATTGGCGGGCCGCTCTGGTCGCCCAAAGGCCGCTTGACTTTTAAAGTGACCAATCCCGGACAGCGGCTGGGCTCGATGTGTATGGACGGCACGACTATTGTGGTCGAAGGCGCGACTTCGGCGGATGTCGGCTGGCTCAATGCCGGCGGCGAGATCATCGTGCGCGGCGACGGCGGAGATACAGCCGGACATTGCGCGGCTTCCGGCAAGATCTATATCGGCGGCCGCGGCGGCACGCGCACCGGTTCGCTGATGAAACATGATCCGGCCTATGCGCCGCCGGAATTATGGATACTCAAAAATATCGGTTCTTTCGGTTTTGAATTTATGGGCGGTGGCATTGCGGTGGTCTGCGGCGTGGACACGCCAGCCGGCCTGCCGCTGCTGGGCGACCGCGCCTGTGCCGGCATGGTCGGGGGTGTGGTGTATTTTCGCGGCGCCCCGGGCAATGTTTCGCTGGCGACGGTCAAGATCGCCGAGCTGGACGAGGCGGACAAAAAATTCTTGACCGCCGGCCTGCCGGTCTTCCTGCAAAAAATCCAGCGCGAGCAGTTATTAACGCAGCTCAAAGACCTGACCCAGTGGAAAAAAATTGTCGCCAAGTCTTACACGGAACGCGCCGCGGCTAAGTCTCAATTCGGCGCGGTCAAAGCCTTTCATAAAAACGAGTGGCTGCAAAATGTGCCGGGCGGGATTTTTGGCGATATTTATCCTGACGACAACCGCCTAATCACGCTGGTCAATCATGCGGAAGACCGGCTGCGCCTACCGGAATGGAAAAATTATATTTACTCCGCGCCCTGCGAATCGGCCTGCCACGCGGGTATTCCCTCGCAGCTCCGGTTTGCGTTGCTGCGCCAAAATAAGAGCGAGGAAGCCTATCGGCTGATTTTGGAATACACGCCTTTTCCCGGCTCGGTCTGCGGCTCGGTCTGCCCCAACCTTTGCATGACGGCCTGCACGCGCTGCCGGGTGGATACTCCGCTCAATATTAAAACGCTGGGGACTTTTAGCGCGGATCTGCCAGCGCCGCAGATCGCCGCGGCCACCGGCCGAAAAATCGCCATAGTCGGCTCAGGCGTGGGCGGCCTGACGGCGGCCTGGCTTCTGCGTCTGCGCGGCCATGCGGTGACTGTTTACGAAAAAGACGCGCAGATCGGCGGCAAACTTTTTCACGCGGTGTCACGCGAACGGCTCAATTTTGAGATTTTGCAAAAAGAATTAAAACGCCTGCAGTCTGTCGGTATTGAGTTTAAGATCAATACTCCGGTCGACCAAAAGCTTTATAAGAAACTCAAAAAAGATTATGACTTTGTTGTTCTGGCGGCCGGCGCTTATCAGCCGAAAACTCCGCCCTGGCCCGGCAAGGAAAAAATCCTGCCGTCGCTGGAGTTTTTGCGCAAGGTAAATAACGGTGAAAAACCGCCGATCGGTGAAAAAGTGGTGGTGATCGGCTGCGGCAATTCCGGTATGGACGTTATCTTTGGCGCGTACGCTTGCGGCGCCAAAGAAGTGACGGCTGTCGATGTACAAAAGCCCTCGGCTTTCGCGGAGGAGATAGCGCGCGCGGAGGCTCTCGGCGCCAGGCTGCTCTGGCCGGCTTTTACAGAAGCGATTACTGATACCGGCGTGAAACTAAAAGACGGCCGTGTGCTGCCGGCGGATACGGTGATCATTGCCATTGGCGAGACGCCGATCGTGGACGGCCTGCTGGACAAACCGGAATTGGAGCGCGGTTATTTGAAAACTGGCGCGGGCTGTTTGTTCGAGAGCAATGTTTACGCGATCGGCGATCTGGCCAAACTGGGGCTTTTGGTCGAAGCCATCGGCGG
- a CDS encoding 4Fe-4S binding protein: MEAVTVNELTANDLPWRIEWDPCRCKLCGSCVAACTFQAIHAAMEARRYTYSQGDIPTPVEGERYAVPVIKQTTTVKNHCVGCGLCEKTCPNRAIRPQRNADSRWEIFAREGGSPIKRGGRANLNAGDRTFDKIVVGRISQMTDPSLDAERHTFDILAPFGRILPADKMPLSVGADGKLNLDKTLPPVRWIYPLIFGDMSIGALSPRAWEAICLATACLNEKYNLPVRMCSGEGGMPLRLLKSKYLKYMILQIASGHFGWNRIIKAMPEMPEDPAGILIKIGQGAKPGDGGLLMAAKVAPHIQAIRGVPKSDLLSPPNHQGLYSIEESVQKMFLSMNAAFKFRVPVGIKTSATASSVSIYNNLLRDPYHIVGGYFIDGLYGGTGAANEVSLDHTGHPIVSKIRDCYLAAVQQGRQGQIPLWGAGGVGMTGNAAADAFKLICLGANGVSVGKILLQLMGCVGNDHGRCNSCNTGLCPTGITTQDLKLVRRLDVDKAAQNIVDYLLAFDQEMRKLMAPIGNSSLPVGRSDALVATDKAVAEQLKIPYAC, encoded by the coding sequence GTGGAAGCAGTAACGGTCAATGAATTGACTGCCAACGATCTGCCCTGGCGGATCGAATGGGATCCCTGCCGCTGTAAACTCTGCGGTAGTTGTGTCGCGGCCTGCACTTTCCAGGCGATACATGCCGCGATGGAAGCGCGCCGCTACACTTATTCGCAGGGTGACATACCGACACCGGTGGAAGGCGAGCGTTACGCGGTGCCGGTCATCAAGCAGACGACTACAGTTAAAAATCATTGCGTGGGCTGCGGCCTATGCGAAAAAACTTGCCCCAACCGCGCGATCCGCCCGCAGCGCAACGCGGACAGCCGCTGGGAGATTTTTGCGCGCGAGGGCGGCTCGCCGATCAAGCGCGGCGGCCGCGCCAATCTAAACGCTGGCGACCGGACTTTTGACAAGATTGTGGTTGGCCGGATTTCCCAAATGACCGATCCCTCGCTGGACGCCGAGCGGCATACTTTCGATATTCTGGCGCCGTTTGGCCGCATCCTGCCCGCGGACAAAATGCCGCTTTCAGTCGGCGCAGATGGCAAATTAAATCTCGACAAAACTCTGCCGCCCGTGCGCTGGATCTACCCGTTGATCTTCGGCGATATGTCTATCGGCGCTCTTTCGCCACGCGCCTGGGAAGCGATCTGTCTGGCCACGGCCTGTCTCAATGAAAAATACAATTTGCCGGTGCGCATGTGTTCCGGCGAAGGCGGCATGCCGCTGCGTCTGCTCAAATCCAAATATCTGAAATACATGATTTTGCAGATCGCTTCCGGTCATTTCGGCTGGAACCGTATCATCAAGGCCATGCCGGAAATGCCGGAAGATCCGGCGGGCATTTTGATCAAGATCGGCCAGGGCGCGAAGCCCGGCGACGGCGGGCTGCTCATGGCCGCCAAAGTCGCGCCGCATATTCAAGCGATCCGTGGCGTGCCGAAATCCGATCTGCTTTCGCCGCCCAATCATCAGGGTTTGTATTCTATCGAAGAGTCCGTGCAAAAAATGTTCCTCTCCATGAACGCGGCGTTTAAATTCCGCGTGCCGGTGGGTATCAAAACTTCGGCGACAGCTTCGTCGGTCTCTATTTACAACAATTTATTGCGTGATCCGTATCACATTGTCGGCGGCTATTTTATTGACGGGCTTTACGGCGGCACCGGCGCGGCCAATGAAGTGTCGCTTGACCACACCGGCCACCCGATCGTTTCCAAGATCCGCGACTGTTATCTAGCCGCGGTGCAGCAGGGACGGCAGGGGCAGATCCCGCTGTGGGGCGCTGGCGGCGTAGGCATGACCGGCAACGCGGCGGCGGACGCTTTCAAATTAATTTGTCTGGGCGCCAACGGTGTGTCTGTCGGTAAAATTCTGCTGCAGCTCATGGGCTGCGTCGGCAACGATCACGGCCGCTGCAATTCCTGCAACACCGGCCTGTGCCCGACCGGCATCACGACGCAGGACCTCAAGCTGGTGCGCCGTCTGGATGTGGACAAGGCCGCGCAAAATATTGTGGATTATCTGCTGGCTTTTGATCAGGAAATGCGCAAGCTGATGGCGCCGATCGGTAACAGCTCTCTGCCGGTGGGACGCTCGGACGCTCTGGTCGCCACGGACAAAGCGGTGGCTGAGCAGCTGAAAATACCATATGCGTGTTGA
- a CDS encoding glutamine amidotransferase family protein: MCRVGALKSKKYTHPSKVLYLMLPQQKGHDNSGFAMVMQDLGGVFAPYKKLPLLSYAGNSASVEKIHSYMQSQGFTLRFEWSPRRAPRAGLDIALLEHYNFEVYDYPSGYQNAELAVKEDLLTDTRLALRVLTAENDGAFVYSFWPDVLTLKEIGNPADIGVYFNLWQEDTDFCAKIITVQCRQNTNYAIVRYAAHPFFLQGYTVLANGENTFYVKNKEFQSSLHRGYLGFESDSQCFLYTLHYLQRELKWPLEYYKHVITPLPFQDLLRREDKNVLLALRQSLPHLEINGPNTIIGVLPDGRVINVNDSKKLRPIVVGSDGDMVALSSEVCGLNVVLPGRDQEKDIYPHERETIVIDNNLEVMRWKQ, translated from the coding sequence ATGTGCAGAGTCGGCGCGCTAAAAAGCAAAAAATACACGCATCCGTCCAAAGTTTTGTACCTGATGCTGCCCCAGCAAAAAGGCCACGATAATTCCGGTTTTGCCATGGTTATGCAGGATCTGGGCGGGGTTTTCGCGCCGTACAAAAAACTGCCGCTGCTGTCTTACGCCGGCAATTCCGCCAGCGTGGAAAAAATTCACAGTTATATGCAGAGCCAGGGTTTCACCCTGCGTTTTGAGTGGTCGCCGCGCCGCGCGCCGCGGGCCGGTTTGGATATCGCGCTGCTGGAGCATTACAATTTTGAGGTTTATGATTATCCGTCAGGTTATCAAAATGCCGAGCTGGCCGTCAAAGAAGATCTCCTGACCGACACCCGTCTAGCTTTGCGCGTGCTGACCGCGGAGAACGATGGCGCTTTCGTTTATTCTTTTTGGCCGGATGTCCTGACGCTCAAAGAGATCGGCAATCCGGCGGATATCGGCGTTTATTTCAATCTCTGGCAGGAAGATACGGATTTTTGCGCGAAAATTATCACCGTGCAGTGCCGCCAGAATACCAACTACGCTATTGTGCGCTACGCCGCGCATCCGTTTTTCCTGCAGGGTTACACGGTGCTGGCCAACGGCGAAAATACTTTTTATGTAAAAAACAAGGAATTTCAAAGTTCGCTACACCGCGGGTACCTCGGCTTTGAGTCGGATTCGCAGTGTTTTCTCTATACGCTGCATTATTTGCAGCGCGAATTAAAATGGCCGCTGGAGTATTACAAGCATGTCATTACGCCGCTGCCGTTTCAGGATTTGCTGCGGCGTGAGGACAAAAATGTTTTGCTGGCCTTGCGCCAGTCTTTGCCGCATCTGGAAATCAACGGCCCGAACACAATTATTGGCGTGCTGCCGGACGGACGGGTCATCAATGTGAATGATTCCAAAAAACTGCGGCCGATCGTGGTCGGCAGTGACGGCGACATGGTGGCGCTCTCTTCCGAAGTCTGCGGCCTCAATGTTGTCTTGCCCGGGCGCGATCAGGAAAAAGACATTTATCCCCACGAGCGCGAAACGATCGTGATCGACAATAATTTAGAGGTAATGCGGTGGAAGCAGTAA
- a CDS encoding U32 family peptidase, protein MPTFKRPELLSPAGDLEKLQTAVRFGADAVYAGAGDYSLRTGGGSFTLNELGAGIRFAHEHGCKFYLALNIYAFDQELKKMLAYFKAAEKLGIDAAIVSDAGVLQILRESGTNVRLHISTQANTTNSAAARFWLNNGAARIIAARELSLAQLRAIKAAVPEAELEIFVHGAMCVAYSGRCLLSRHLTGRSANHGECAQPCRWEYSFRPADTAETFTAEEDRNGLYILNSRDLCLLEHLPELLAAGIDSFKIEGRMKSAFYAAMTTKVYRQALDTYLAAPEKYSVRQDWRDNLAKISHRPYTDGFLFPGGQPTEYPESSAYLKGCDFVGVVENYDPQSQQITISGRNQFGGGDELEILDPKINAIQKIKLSQMRKSNGEMITTAHNSYLVTAELRGQDIDPVSKYSILIKARR, encoded by the coding sequence ATGCCGACATTTAAGAGACCGGAATTACTTTCTCCCGCCGGCGATCTGGAGAAACTCCAAACCGCGGTGCGTTTCGGCGCGGACGCGGTCTATGCCGGCGCGGGAGATTATTCGTTGCGCACAGGCGGCGGTTCTTTCACGCTCAATGAGTTAGGCGCGGGCATTCGTTTCGCGCACGAGCACGGCTGCAAATTTTACCTGGCGCTCAACATTTACGCTTTTGATCAGGAGTTGAAAAAAATGCTGGCCTATTTTAAAGCGGCGGAAAAACTCGGCATTGACGCCGCGATCGTTTCTGACGCGGGAGTTTTGCAGATACTGCGCGAGTCCGGCACAAATGTCAGGCTGCACATCAGCACGCAGGCCAATACGACTAATTCCGCGGCGGCGCGGTTTTGGCTGAATAACGGCGCGGCGCGGATCATCGCGGCGCGTGAGCTTTCTCTGGCGCAGCTGCGGGCAATCAAAGCCGCCGTGCCGGAAGCCGAGCTGGAAATTTTTGTGCACGGCGCAATGTGCGTCGCCTACTCCGGCCGCTGTCTGCTCTCGCGGCATCTCACCGGGCGTTCGGCCAATCACGGCGAATGCGCACAGCCCTGCCGCTGGGAGTATTCTTTTCGGCCGGCGGACACCGCGGAAACTTTTACCGCCGAGGAAGACCGCAACGGGCTCTACATTTTAAACTCCCGCGACCTCTGCCTGCTTGAGCATCTGCCGGAACTGCTCGCGGCCGGTATCGACAGTTTCAAAATAGAAGGCCGGATGAAATCCGCTTTTTATGCGGCCATGACGACCAAAGTTTATCGCCAGGCTCTAGACACTTATTTAGCCGCGCCGGAAAAATACAGCGTCCGGCAGGATTGGCGTGACAATCTGGCCAAAATCTCGCACCGGCCTTACACCGACGGCTTTTTGTTCCCCGGCGGCCAGCCTACGGAATATCCGGAAAGCTCCGCGTATCTCAAGGGCTGCGATTTTGTCGGCGTGGTGGAAAATTATGATCCGCAAAGCCAGCAAATAACGATCTCCGGCCGCAATCAATTTGGCGGCGGCGATGAGCTGGAAATACTCGACCCCAAAATTAACGCCATACAAAAAATTAAGCTCAGCCAAATGCGCAAAAGCAATGGCGAAATGATCACGACGGCGCATAATTCTTATCTGGTTACCGCTGAGCTGCGCGGCCAGGATATTGATCCGGTCAGCAAATACTCTATACTTATCAAAGCTCGAAGATGA
- a CDS encoding ORF6N domain-containing protein, whose translation MKKQELLIQAEFIENKILLIRRKKVMLDLDLAELYGVETKQLKRAVRRNAYRFPIDFMFELTKAEMENLRYQNGTSSWGGQRYLSYAFTEHGILMLSSVLNSKRAILVNIQIMRAFTRLQQILLSHKDLRIKIEQILREQEKQRGKFLKYDQQIATIFNAIKQLLQNDEAIQRQITYNEGKEQNKAWGFRPPERKS comes from the coding sequence ATGAAGAAACAAGAGTTGCTAATACAGGCAGAGTTTATCGAAAATAAAATCTTGCTCATTCGCAGGAAAAAGGTCATGCTGGATCTGGATTTGGCCGAATTGTATGGAGTAGAAACAAAACAGCTCAAGCGGGCGGTTAGAAGAAATGCCTATCGTTTCCCGATAGATTTCATGTTTGAATTAACCAAAGCGGAGATGGAAAACTTGAGGTACCAAAATGGCACCTCAAGTTGGGGTGGACAGCGTTATCTGTCTTATGCTTTTACTGAGCATGGTATTTTAATGCTTTCCAGTGTGCTTAACAGTAAACGGGCAATTCTAGTCAACATTCAAATCATGCGTGCTTTTACTAGGCTGCAGCAGATATTGCTTTCACATAAAGACCTGCGAATTAAAATAGAGCAAATTTTGCGAGAACAGGAAAAACAGCGCGGTAAATTTTTGAAATACGACCAACAAATCGCTACGATATTTAATGCTATAAAACAACTTCTGCAAAACGACGAAGCGATACAGCGGCAGATAACTTACAACGAGGGAAAAGAACAAAACAAAGCGTGGGGATTTCGGCCACCGGAGAGAAAATCCTAA
- a CDS encoding putative glycoside hydrolase, with protein sequence MRPLKILFSFLFLFSLACAKPEKICGVYVSVWTMNYPERCQPLLKNVKESGLNTVVCDFDGANAVYLKNLDYAKELGLYLIARIVVFEEGLGATYQTAEDPQNWQRKLALSREAAGLGFDEIQYDYIRFSDRGAPDPRKKDIIEKFLRDARVSANIPLGVDVFGSVAYQPHHIIGQDLRRLSPYIDAASPMLYPSHFYGDRLRLSNPYRTLLEGSTLGKNKLEGRPVRLIPYIQGFAMNLGYASMNLSNYIREQIRACEDAGTDGFFIWHAGNEYATALAVVKNYGALYQRPPKTKSEIYQYLGVSENVLLY encoded by the coding sequence TTTTTGTTTTCTTTGGCCTGCGCCAAACCGGAAAAAATCTGCGGCGTGTACGTCAGCGTTTGGACGATGAATTATCCGGAACGCTGCCAGCCGCTGCTGAAAAATGTCAAAGAGAGCGGATTGAACACTGTCGTCTGCGACTTTGACGGCGCGAACGCGGTTTATCTGAAAAATCTGGACTACGCCAAAGAACTCGGCCTCTATCTCATCGCGCGCATTGTTGTTTTTGAGGAAGGGTTGGGCGCGACGTATCAGACCGCCGAAGACCCGCAAAATTGGCAGAGGAAATTAGCCCTGTCCCGGGAGGCCGCCGGGCTGGGCTTTGACGAAATCCAGTACGACTATATTCGTTTTTCCGACCGCGGCGCGCCTGATCCGCGTAAAAAAGACATCATCGAAAAATTTTTGCGGGACGCGCGCGTCTCTGCGAATATTCCGCTTGGCGTGGATGTTTTCGGCTCGGTGGCGTATCAGCCGCATCACATCATCGGCCAGGATCTGCGCCGCCTGTCGCCCTATATCGACGCGGCCAGTCCGATGCTTTATCCGTCGCATTTTTACGGCGACCGCCTGCGTCTAAGCAATCCTTACCGCACGCTGCTCGAAGGTTCGACACTCGGCAAAAACAAACTCGAGGGACGGCCGGTGCGCCTGATCCCCTATATACAGGGCTTTGCCATGAATCTCGGCTACGCCAGCATGAATTTGTCTAATTATATCCGCGAGCAGATCCGCGCCTGCGAAGACGCCGGCACGGACGGATTTTTTATCTGGCATGCCGGCAATGAATACGCGACGGCGCTGGCCGTGGTCAAAAATTACGGCGCGTTGTACCAGCGGCCGCCCAAAACCAAAAGCGAAATTTATCAGTATCTCGGCGTATCCGAAAACGTGCTATTGTATTAG